Genomic DNA from Gossypium hirsutum isolate 1008001.06 chromosome A01, Gossypium_hirsutum_v2.1, whole genome shotgun sequence:
atcaaaattaagtaaaattgacttacctatttagaCTTCAAACTTCAAACCCTCAATTTTCcgttttcttctttcctttctttctttttttccttccttctctgtttcgtttcttctattctgtttcgttccttctttttctttcttttattttcattaaactattatatatattatttgtactTAAATTAGTAatacttacttattatttatatatgtgtatattattagtacataTGTATCCATTTATAACTATACATTTggcataatttaatttatttattacataaaaattttataatataattatttaattgataaaaatcTTTTACTTAATAGTTAtctatttaataactaaatacaagtattacaaatgtatgtatttttattaatacacttgtatcaaatcatcatcacacatttatctttctttaattcatttatttatttactttatttaattttaataattaaatatttacttaaataataagtaaatacatacatgtattacaaacgtatgtataatatttattacatatgtatatttttattactacacatttgtcactattttaatttattaataataatttaatatcaattaaataataataaccaaaataataataaattaattattctaagaaaaatcttatatttttccatcttttgcCTCCTAAATTAGGACAAATAGCATAATTGCCATATTGGTcctttacattttcttttaatctataattcaactttcacactttattcaatttaatccttatacctatTTAGCCTCAATTTAAGCTAATTCACCttattaaactctaattaatcactcaattaacttacgaatccatttttcagaaacggagacccgaaaataaaCTTTTTCGATAATcgtaaaattcgggtcgttacatcAAACAAGCTCCAGTAGCCCTCCAACACTAGTCCGGATGGTGTTTATTACAGTGCTGACAGATCGTCACCCAGTAGGTGTAACAGTAGGCCCAACTCTCACGGGCCCATCAAACATGGCTTTTTTCCTAGGCCGCATCCCAGAATTCACAAGCTCTGCATCCCTCTTAGCCTTCCCTCTATCTCGGTTTTGGTGCTCAGTGCGCTTTACTTCCTCGGTGATTTTCGCCTTTTTAACCAGTGTAGAGAAATCCCGCtccctctgaggagctatcagaacccgtAAACTGTCCTggagaccatcctcaaaacgGACACagcgctcatactctgtcaccaCCATGCCCCTCGCATaacggctcagtctcagaaactcggcctcatacttgGCCACTGAACAATCTTCTTGAGTAAGATTAAGGAACTCCAGTCTTCGAGAGTCGATATAACTGGCCCCTACATATTTGCTCTGGAAAGCTATCTTAAACAGATCCCATGTCAATCGGTTGAGCTGAGTGTCTTCTTTAAtcgtcaaccaccactggtatgACTCATCACGAAGCAAATACACAACTTCCTTAAGCTTTTCCTCAGCAGTGAAATCTAGGTCATCCATAATACGTTCCGTGGCATCCATCCAGTACTCGGCCACATTAGAAGCAACTCCAGTGATACCCCTAAATACCTTGGCCccattggaccggagtcgttTCGTAACAGACCCACAGCCTTCAGAACCAAtgttgggcccaacgaccctctctagAATCCgtagcatggcttgggacagtgcgttgTTCCCAGCCGTACGATCGTGTAACCCCATCCCAGACCTAGTCTCAGTAATAGGGGACACTTGCATCTTACCAGTGTCCAGATTTGGAATTGTGCCAGATGCGAATggctcagctcgagcccctctacggcccctaccacggcctctagtaccccgtctacgagtaccacgtgtgctcatcgtaattttggataaatttgtattaacagttttatgcaaatCAGTTTACAGTTTCgatatttattaacaaatattttataaagtaaaGTTATCAGAGTGTTCAGACTCTGTTATCCCAAGTCGTAGTTTACTACAGTTTTCAGTTTACACTACCTAGAGTACTTCAATAAAgtctactacctacagtagtttcATAGCATACAATAGTATTTTCAAACAAATCCAAATAGAATTTCAGTATATTCTAAGCATGCATTCAACCAATACTTATCAGAGTTCTAgaaacttacaggatcggcgccaaagactcggtgtaccacttatttatcaaatatatttcaaatcattttacaaatcatTTCACAAAAAC
This window encodes:
- the LOC107935676 gene encoding uncharacterized protein, giving the protein MQVSPITETRSGMGLHDRTAGNNALSQAMLRILERVVGPNIGSEGCGSVTKRLRSNGAKVFRGITGVASNVAEYWMDATERIMDDLDFTAEEKLKEVVYLLRDESYQWWLTIKEDTQLNRLTWDLFKIAFQSKYVGASYIDSRRLEFLNLTQEDCSVAKYEAEFLRLSRYARGMVVTEYERCVRFEDGLQDSLRVLIAPQRERDFSTLVKKAKITEEVKRTEHQNRDRGKAKRDAELVNSGMRPRKKAMFDGPVRVGPTVTPTG